Proteins found in one Campylobacter lari genomic segment:
- the peb3 gene encoding AcfC family glycoprotein adhesin PEB3, which translates to MKKILSLFGACAIFVSLANADINLYGPGGPHTALKDAASKYSEKTGVKINVNFGPQATWFEKAKKDADILFGASDQSALAIASDFEKDFDVNKIKPLYFREAIILTQKGNPLKIKGLKDLADKKVRIVVPEGAGKSNTSGTGVWEDMIGRTKNIQTIANFRSNIVAFTPNSGSARKLFAENKADAWITWIDWSKSNPDIGTAVAIEKDLVVYRTLNVVAKENSSKEVQDFINYLSSDEVKEIFAKYGWRK; encoded by the coding sequence ATGAAAAAAATTCTTAGCTTATTTGGTGCTTGTGCAATTTTTGTTAGTTTAGCAAATGCAGATATTAATCTTTATGGACCAGGTGGCCCGCATACTGCTTTAAAAGATGCAGCATCTAAATATAGCGAAAAAACAGGAGTGAAAATTAATGTAAATTTTGGACCACAAGCTACTTGGTTTGAAAAAGCTAAAAAAGACGCGGATATTTTATTTGGTGCTTCAGATCAATCTGCATTAGCAATAGCTAGTGATTTTGAAAAAGATTTTGATGTAAATAAAATCAAACCTTTATATTTTAGAGAAGCAATTATTTTAACTCAAAAAGGAAATCCTTTAAAGATTAAAGGTTTAAAAGATTTAGCTGATAAAAAAGTAAGAATTGTTGTGCCAGAGGGTGCTGGAAAAAGCAATACTTCAGGAACGGGTGTTTGGGAAGATATGATAGGAAGAACTAAAAATATCCAGACTATTGCTAATTTTAGATCAAATATTGTTGCATTTACTCCAAATAGTGGTAGTGCTAGAAAACTTTTTGCTGAAAATAAAGCCGATGCTTGGATAACTTGGATTGATTGGTCAAAAAGCAATCCAGATATAGGAACAGCAGTAGCTATTGAAAAAGATTTAGTAGTATATAGAACCTTAAATGTAGTTGCCAAAGAAAATTCAAGTAAAGAAGTACAAGATTTTATAAATTATCTAAGCAGTGATGAAGTAAAAGAAATTTTTGCAAAATATGGTTGGAGAAAATAA
- a CDS encoding cytolethal distending toxin, subunit CdtC, whose translation MKKLLITFFALLNISYAIDPSQGDLPDFTPMFAIRSLETGISLSPFRETSSKLEDQNWILKEIILSDDLKKKDELAEDLPFGYVQFIHPSDDDLCLAILESGFFGTKSCSSDLNDAKLETVFSIMPTTTPAVQIRSLVEGGRECMVTFFNPNVPIENRFGIQPCTLDPALFVDLNELMFFTPAIVEATPLY comes from the coding sequence GTGAAAAAATTATTAATTACATTTTTTGCGTTATTAAATATTTCATATGCTATAGATCCTTCTCAAGGAGATTTGCCTGACTTTACCCCTATGTTTGCTATAAGATCTTTAGAAACTGGAATTTCTTTAAGCCCTTTTAGAGAGACTTCTTCTAAATTAGAAGATCAAAATTGGATTTTAAAAGAAATAATTTTAAGTGATGATTTAAAAAAGAAGGATGAGTTGGCAGAAGATTTACCTTTTGGGTATGTTCAGTTTATACACCCAAGTGATGATGATCTTTGTTTGGCTATTTTAGAAAGTGGTTTTTTTGGTACTAAATCTTGCTCAAGTGACCTAAATGACGCTAAATTAGAAACTGTTTTTTCTATAATGCCAACTACAACTCCTGCTGTTCAAATTAGATCTTTGGTTGAAGGTGGTAGAGAGTGTATGGTAACATTTTTCAATCCAAATGTTCCCATAGAAAATCGTTTTGGCATACAACCTTGTACTTTAGATCCAGCATTATTTGTAGATTTAAATGAGCTAATGTTTTTTACTCCAGCAATAGTAGAAGCAACTCCGCTTTATTAA
- a CDS encoding cytolethal distending toxin subunit B family protein produces the protein MKKILFLVFIVKLAFGALENYNAGTWNLQGSSAATESKWNISIRQLISGDNPLDILAVQEAGVLPTTAVMTPRQVQPVGVGIPIHEYEWNLGTLSRPNNVFIYYSRVDVGANRVNMAIVSRIRADEVIVLPPPTVVSRPIIGIRIGNDVFFSVHALARTGNDAGAIVNAVDMHFRNMPQINWMIMGDFNRTPSDLVSILDTGVRSRINIVSPPSFTQTSAQRVIDYAVTGNSDTTRLYNPPAILAVLALAGLRTFLASDHFPVNFRRF, from the coding sequence ATGAAGAAAATATTATTTTTAGTTTTTATTGTCAAATTAGCTTTTGGAGCTTTAGAAAATTATAATGCTGGAACTTGGAATTTACAAGGTTCTTCAGCTGCTACTGAAAGCAAATGGAATATAAGCATTAGACAGTTAATAAGCGGTGATAATCCTTTGGATATTTTAGCTGTTCAAGAAGCAGGGGTTTTACCGACTACTGCAGTTATGACTCCAAGACAAGTTCAGCCTGTGGGAGTGGGAATTCCCATACACGAGTATGAATGGAATTTAGGGACTTTATCTCGGCCAAATAATGTTTTTATATATTATTCAAGAGTGGATGTTGGTGCAAATCGTGTAAATATGGCAATAGTTAGCAGAATTAGAGCTGATGAGGTTATAGTATTGCCACCACCAACTGTTGTATCTCGTCCTATAATAGGAATTCGTATAGGGAATGATGTATTTTTTAGTGTACATGCTTTAGCAAGAACTGGTAACGATGCTGGTGCTATAGTAAATGCAGTTGATATGCATTTTAGAAATATGCCACAAATTAACTGGATGATTATGGGTGATTTCAATAGAACTCCTAGCGATTTAGTTTCTATATTAGATACTGGAGTAAGATCGCGTATAAATATAGTATCACCTCCATCTTTTACGCAAACAAGTGCACAAAGAGTTATAGATTATGCCGTTACTGGAAATTCAGATACAACAAGACTTTACAATCCTCCTGCAATACTTGCAGTTTTAGCTTTAGCTGGTCTTCGAACTTTTTTAGCATCTGATCATTTTCCGGTAAATTTTAGAAGATTTTAG
- a CDS encoding cytolethal distending toxin subunit A/C, translated as MQKINFIMMFSIFMLFFTACSSKGQLNPLGRSFGAINDSDPLKIGKNPIPPVKQKNPTLVDGSDLVPQVPLQPPLIKTNTFKGDNALKGPLPRLKSEKQFNDVAVFENRGFPSDFVTIMNPNGAALTVWALAPGNWIWGYSLYNSKPFGDARVWQLIEFPNDMVVIKNVKTNTCLNAYGNGIVHYPCDQSNHAQFWKLFPMSNGAYQIQNFATQKCIQTPISNVMKDFSFSFFNIYLTNCLKSGERNLDRQWYITVPTFTAKRPYR; from the coding sequence ATGCAAAAAATTAATTTTATAATGATGTTTAGCATATTTATGCTGTTTTTTACGGCATGTTCTTCTAAGGGGCAACTTAATCCTTTAGGGCGTTCTTTTGGTGCTATAAATGATAGTGATCCTTTAAAAATAGGTAAAAATCCAATACCACCTGTAAAACAAAAAAATCCAACTTTGGTTGATGGTTCTGATTTGGTTCCTCAGGTTCCATTGCAACCACCTTTGATTAAAACAAATACTTTTAAAGGTGATAATGCTTTAAAAGGTCCCTTGCCAAGACTAAAAAGCGAAAAACAATTTAATGATGTAGCCGTTTTTGAAAACAGAGGTTTTCCGAGTGATTTTGTAACCATTATGAATCCAAATGGAGCAGCTTTAACTGTATGGGCTTTGGCACCTGGAAATTGGATTTGGGGTTATAGTTTATATAATAGCAAACCATTTGGCGATGCTAGAGTTTGGCAGTTGATAGAATTTCCTAATGATATGGTTGTGATTAAGAATGTTAAAACAAATACTTGTTTAAATGCGTATGGAAATGGAATAGTGCATTATCCTTGTGATCAAAGTAATCATGCACAATTTTGGAAATTATTTCCTATGAGTAATGGAGCTTATCAAATACAAAATTTTGCCACACAAAAATGTATACAAACGCCGATTTCTAATGTAATGAAAGATTTTAGTTTTAGTTTTTTTAATATTTATTTGACAAATTGTTTAAAATCTGGAGAAAGAAATTTGGATAGACAATGGTATATAACGGTACCTACTTTTACAGCTAAAAGACCTTATAGATAG
- the pepT gene encoding peptidase T: protein MDIVQRFINYTKINTTTSRENGAKGIMPSSPNQMELAKLLEKELQELGLKDIKRRENTITTALLPANTPNAPKIAFFAHLDTSMEQTNDTKAQITKYQGGDICLNKNLDLYLKESEFKELKNYIGDDIIHTDGTSLLGADDKAAIAAIMDMLEFFVKNPDIKHGDIYACFLPDEEQGLRGAKAFNIKEINADFGYCLDCCEIGEFIYENWNAGDCEVEFTGKSAHPMSAKGKLVNSLLLAHKFISMLPNGEAPEYTENKEGYFWVKELKGNSAKTILKIDVREFDDEKYKQRMQFLQDLSDSFKKLYGEERINIKLNDRYKNVFNSLKTTDSLPIKLALQAYENLNIKTKIIPMRGGYDGAVLSEKGLPCPNIFTGAHNFHSIYEYLPIKSLKAASKVIQEIIILAAK from the coding sequence ATGGATATTGTTCAAAGATTTATAAACTACACCAAGATTAACACCACTACAAGTAGAGAAAATGGCGCTAAAGGCATTATGCCATCAAGCCCTAATCAAATGGAACTTGCAAAATTACTCGAAAAAGAATTACAAGAGTTAGGTTTAAAAGATATAAAAAGAAGAGAAAATACTATTACCACAGCCCTTTTACCAGCCAATACTCCAAATGCCCCAAAAATAGCCTTTTTCGCACATTTAGACACAAGTATGGAGCAAACTAATGATACCAAAGCACAAATTACTAAATATCAAGGTGGAGATATATGCTTAAATAAAAACTTAGATCTTTATCTAAAAGAAAGCGAATTTAAAGAACTTAAAAACTACATAGGAGACGATATCATTCACACTGATGGCACAAGTTTACTTGGAGCTGATGATAAAGCAGCCATTGCAGCTATTATGGATATGCTTGAGTTTTTTGTAAAAAATCCTGATATTAAACATGGTGATATTTATGCTTGCTTTTTACCTGATGAAGAGCAGGGTTTAAGAGGAGCAAAAGCTTTTAATATAAAGGAGATTAATGCTGATTTTGGGTATTGTTTAGATTGTTGCGAGATAGGAGAGTTTATTTATGAAAATTGGAATGCAGGAGATTGTGAAGTAGAATTTACAGGAAAGTCTGCTCATCCTATGAGTGCCAAAGGAAAATTAGTAAATTCTTTACTTTTAGCACATAAATTTATCTCTATGCTTCCAAATGGCGAAGCACCTGAATATACAGAAAATAAAGAAGGATATTTTTGGGTTAAAGAACTTAAAGGAAATAGTGCTAAAACTATTTTAAAAATAGATGTTAGAGAATTTGATGATGAAAAATACAAACAAAGAATGCAATTTTTGCAAGATTTAAGTGATAGTTTTAAAAAGCTATACGGAGAAGAAAGAATTAATATTAAGCTCAATGATCGTTATAAAAATGTCTTTAATAGTCTAAAAACAACTGATTCTTTGCCTATTAAACTTGCTTTACAAGCTTATGAAAATTTAAATATCAAAACTAAAATCATTCCTATGCGTGGAGGATATGATGGAGCGGTGCTTTCAGAAAAAGGCTTGCCTTGTCCAAATATCTTTACCGGAGCGCATAATTTTCATTCTATTTATGAGTATTTACCTATTAAATCTTTAAAAGCAGCAAGCAAAGTTATACAAGAAATCATCATCCTAGCTGCAAAATAA
- the dcuC gene encoding C4-dicarboxylate transporter DcuC, whose translation MQTFYLLAAIFGIVAVVYLLIKKVETKTALISVGFILCLISLKPIEALSAFTHAMVQPALIKAICASMGFAFVMKVTKCDKHLVKLLTTPLKNVGFFLIPLAFMVTFFIAIAIPSAAGCAAAVGATLIPLLMASGIKPAMAAATVLCGTIGGILSPGVSHTALISEISGKNIQEIVLTQTPNALTAGVIVMISLMIMAVVFKDYQKGQVFEVANQNKTEDNIEKVNVFYALMPLVPLIVLIIGASPLNDYEFLTWTKQVGVAEAMLLGAIIALVVTMSKPDSIFKEFFNGMGKSYAEIIGIIIAASVFVAGLKACGVIDIIIEWLKNEQHYVRFGGTFIPFLMAMVTGSGDAAAMAFNKAVTIHAQDLGFDQVKLGTAVAMSAVLGRYLSPILGACIIVSAIAGVSPLEIVKRTALGCVISVVVIAFVLL comes from the coding sequence ATGCAAACTTTTTATCTTTTAGCTGCGATTTTTGGTATTGTAGCTGTGGTTTATTTGCTTATTAAAAAAGTAGAAACAAAAACAGCTTTAATTAGTGTTGGTTTTATTTTGTGCTTGATTTCACTTAAGCCTATTGAAGCTTTGAGTGCTTTTACGCATGCTATGGTGCAACCTGCCTTGATTAAGGCAATTTGTGCGAGTATGGGCTTTGCTTTTGTGATGAAAGTGACTAAGTGTGATAAGCATTTGGTTAAATTACTTACAACACCTTTGAAAAATGTAGGATTTTTCTTAATCCCACTTGCTTTTATGGTGACTTTTTTTATTGCTATTGCCATACCTTCAGCAGCAGGATGTGCAGCTGCAGTTGGTGCGACTTTGATACCGCTTTTAATGGCTTCGGGTATAAAGCCTGCCATGGCAGCAGCAACAGTGCTTTGTGGAACTATAGGAGGAATTTTAAGTCCAGGTGTATCACATACTGCTTTGATTTCTGAAATTTCAGGGAAAAATATACAAGAAATTGTTTTAACTCAAACTCCAAATGCATTAACAGCAGGGGTGATAGTGATGATTTCTTTGATGATTATGGCGGTGGTTTTTAAAGATTATCAAAAAGGACAAGTTTTTGAAGTGGCAAATCAAAACAAGACTGAAGATAATATTGAAAAAGTAAATGTATTTTATGCACTTATGCCTTTAGTGCCTTTAATTGTGCTAATTATAGGTGCAAGTCCTTTAAATGATTATGAGTTTTTAACATGGACAAAACAAGTTGGAGTTGCCGAAGCTATGCTTTTAGGGGCGATTATAGCTTTAGTAGTAACTATGAGTAAGCCTGATAGTATTTTTAAAGAGTTTTTCAATGGTATGGGAAAATCTTATGCAGAGATTATAGGGATTATCATAGCTGCTAGTGTTTTTGTTGCGGGTTTAAAAGCATGCGGGGTGATTGATATCATCATAGAATGGCTTAAAAATGAACAACATTATGTGCGTTTTGGTGGAACTTTTATACCATTTTTAATGGCTATGGTTACAGGTAGTGGTGATGCTGCTGCTATGGCATTTAACAAGGCTGTAACTATTCATGCTCAAGATCTTGGTTTTGATCAAGTTAAACTTGGTACTGCAGTGGCAATGTCAGCAGTGCTTGGAAGATACCTTTCGCCTATTTTGGGAGCTTGTATTATCGTTTCAGCTATAGCAGGGGTTAGTCCTTTAGAAATTGTTAAAAGAACTGCTTTAGGATGTGTTATTTCAGTAGTTGTAATTGCTTTTGTGCTATTATAA
- the pepE gene encoding dipeptidase PepE, with protein sequence MSKLLLFSASGYKDSAYLSHTREFIDDFLKENSMVDEEILFIPYAGVRRTYDAYEARVKEGLKKDNIKSLHHFENLKEAILNAKVFLVGGGNSFMLLHKLYENDLLEVLKERIEKGACYIGWSAGSNIAGLSIKTTNDMPIVMPKSFDSLGVFPYQINPHFISGKIPGHNGESREERLEEFLITNPKDIVYAIPEGSALKIQDDNLKIIGHHDVLKLSCPFNVEYLKVNQTTKI encoded by the coding sequence ATGTCAAAACTTTTACTTTTTAGCGCTTCTGGTTATAAAGATAGTGCGTATTTAAGTCATACTAGAGAATTTATAGATGATTTTTTAAAAGAAAATTCTATGGTAGATGAAGAAATTCTTTTTATACCTTATGCAGGAGTTAGAAGAACTTATGATGCTTATGAAGCTAGGGTAAAAGAAGGTTTGAAAAAAGATAATATCAAATCATTACACCATTTTGAAAATTTAAAAGAAGCGATTTTAAATGCAAAGGTTTTTTTAGTAGGCGGTGGCAATAGCTTTATGCTTTTGCATAAATTATATGAAAATGATTTACTTGAAGTTTTAAAAGAGCGTATTGAAAAAGGGGCTTGTTATATAGGTTGGAGTGCAGGCTCAAACATAGCAGGGCTTAGCATAAAAACAACTAATGATATGCCTATTGTTATGCCAAAAAGTTTTGATAGTTTAGGGGTTTTTCCTTATCAAATCAACCCGCATTTTATTAGCGGGAAAATTCCTGGCCATAATGGAGAAAGTAGAGAAGAGCGCTTGGAGGAATTTTTGATAACTAATCCAAAAGACATTGTTTATGCTATACCGGAGGGTTCTGCATTAAAAATACAAGATGATAACTTAAAAATTATAGGTCATCATGATGTGTTAAAGCTAAGTTGTCCTTTTAATGTGGAATATTTAAAAGTCAATCAAACAACTAAAATCTAA
- the surE gene encoding 5'/3'-nucleotidase SurE yields MKEILITNDDGYESEGLKKLIKMLRKHFKAKITIVAPASEKSACSHSITLTKPLRFHKVGKRFYKLDDGTPADCVYLALHALYKKRLPDLVISGINKGANVGEDITYSGTCAGAMEAVLHGIPAIALSQFYKDNQKELDYKLALKLTKKIVKNIFEKGFPLDKKEFLNINFPSSKTAFQGLKICKAGKRIYSYEAHSNTNPRGVEYYWLAAANLDHENEKDSDIALLKQGYATITPIMLDLTAYKQMKNLKKWMKNG; encoded by the coding sequence ATGAAAGAAATTTTAATAACAAACGATGATGGCTATGAAAGCGAAGGCTTAAAAAAGCTTATTAAAATGCTAAGAAAGCATTTTAAAGCTAAAATTACCATAGTAGCTCCTGCTAGTGAAAAATCAGCATGCTCGCACTCCATAACACTAACCAAACCTTTAAGATTTCACAAGGTTGGCAAAAGATTTTATAAACTTGATGATGGCACGCCTGCAGATTGTGTTTATCTTGCTTTGCATGCTTTATATAAAAAGCGTTTGCCTGATCTTGTCATAAGTGGGATTAACAAAGGTGCTAATGTAGGCGAGGATATAACCTACTCAGGAACTTGCGCAGGTGCTATGGAAGCTGTGCTTCATGGAATTCCTGCCATTGCTTTATCACAATTTTACAAAGATAATCAAAAAGAGCTTGATTATAAACTTGCTTTAAAACTTACTAAAAAAATAGTCAAAAATATCTTTGAAAAGGGCTTTCCTTTAGATAAAAAAGAATTTTTAAATATCAACTTTCCTTCTAGCAAAACAGCCTTTCAAGGCTTAAAAATTTGCAAAGCAGGTAAAAGAATTTATAGTTATGAAGCACATTCAAATACAAATCCAAGAGGCGTAGAATACTACTGGCTAGCTGCTGCTAATCTTGATCATGAAAATGAAAAAGACTCAGACATAGCACTTTTAAAACAAGGCTATGCCACAATAACCCCTATAATGCTTGATCTAACAGCTTATAAACAAATGAAAAATCTCAAAAAATGGATGAAAAATGGATAG
- a CDS encoding ThiF family adenylyltransferase has translation MDRYTRIKWLVNEENFIKFQNTKVLVCGLGGVGGICVDALFRSGFSNLTLIDADKFETTNQNRQLHSENIGVEKAKVFERIYNAKGVVSKIDDEFLKSFDLSEFDLIIDAIDDIPAKVALANLVDLKKQIFISSTGGARKLDPTRIKTTSIFKTHGDALAKKFRYELRKSGFKGDFDVVFSDEEAHCKDLGSFMGVTASFGLALASLALRKVLDKKS, from the coding sequence ATGGATAGATACACGCGCATAAAATGGCTTGTTAATGAAGAAAATTTTATTAAATTTCAAAATACCAAAGTTTTAGTTTGCGGACTTGGTGGAGTTGGTGGAATTTGCGTTGATGCGCTTTTTAGAAGTGGCTTTAGCAATCTAACATTAATTGATGCGGATAAATTTGAAACTACTAATCAAAACCGCCAACTTCATAGCGAAAATATAGGCGTAGAAAAAGCTAAGGTTTTTGAACGCATTTACAATGCCAAAGGTGTAGTTAGTAAAATCGATGATGAGTTTTTAAAAAGTTTTGATCTAAGCGAGTTTGATTTAATCATTGATGCGATTGATGATATACCTGCTAAGGTTGCTTTGGCTAATTTGGTTGATTTGAAAAAGCAAATTTTTATCTCATCAACCGGTGGAGCTAGAAAGCTTGATCCAACGCGTATTAAAACGACAAGCATATTTAAAACACACGGCGATGCTTTAGCTAAAAAATTCCGTTATGAGCTTAGAAAATCAGGATTTAAAGGGGATTTTGATGTGGTATTTTCAGATGAAGAAGCTCATTGTAAAGATCTTGGCTCATTTATGGGTGTGACAGCCTCTTTTGGACTTGCTTTAGCTTCTTTGGCTTTAAGGAAAGTGCTTGATAAGAAATCTTGA
- a CDS encoding GNAT family N-acetyltransferase, which yields MIRNLDIKDLTSCIKLFKQSVSTLCKNDYTKEQIHAWINIDQKAWEEKFQNQLGFVYEEKSQIISFISINLEEKTLDLCFTHGNYAHQGYGKALLEFALKNYPYSEIYTFASLSAKNFFLRAGFKIIKENIAIRDQQELKNFLMKKEIN from the coding sequence TTGATAAGAAATCTTGATATAAAAGACTTAACTTCTTGTATCAAGCTTTTTAAGCAAAGCGTTTCCACTCTTTGTAAAAATGATTACACAAAAGAACAAATTCATGCATGGATTAATATAGACCAAAAAGCTTGGGAAGAAAAATTTCAAAATCAACTAGGCTTTGTTTATGAAGAAAAAAGTCAAATCATATCTTTTATAAGTATAAATTTAGAAGAAAAAACTCTCGATCTTTGCTTTACTCATGGAAACTATGCTCATCAAGGTTATGGCAAAGCTTTATTAGAATTTGCTCTTAAAAACTACCCTTATAGTGAAATTTATACTTTTGCTAGTCTTAGCGCTAAAAATTTCTTTTTAAGAGCAGGATTTAAAATCATCAAAGAAAACATTGCTATAAGAGATCAACAAGAATTAAAAAATTTTTTAATGAAAAAGGAAATAAATTGA
- the blaOXA gene encoding OXA-493 family class D beta-lactamase — MKKILLLFSLFCSFVLANENLENLFKDYNESGVFIAYDGKDYYSNDFTKANKRILPASTFKIFNALIALNESVVKNTNEIFYHYKGEKVFLPSWKNDANLALAMHRSQVPAYKELARKISLEKMQKNLNKLNYGNQKISTIDEFWLDDSLQISPKEQSTLLFKLANLALDYPKNIQKEIINIIKLSENSHYELFAKTGWGKEKYGQIVGFIKDKKTHQIYAFALCMDISDFNKLYLREELAKKYLSNLINLTHKK, encoded by the coding sequence TTGAAAAAAATACTTTTGCTTTTTAGCCTTTTTTGTTCTTTTGTTTTGGCAAATGAAAATTTAGAAAATCTTTTTAAAGATTACAATGAAAGTGGAGTTTTTATAGCTTATGATGGCAAGGATTATTATAGTAATGATTTTACAAAAGCAAACAAACGCATTTTACCTGCCTCTACTTTTAAAATTTTCAATGCCCTAATCGCACTGAATGAAAGCGTTGTGAAAAATACTAATGAGATTTTTTATCATTACAAAGGCGAAAAAGTATTTTTACCCTCTTGGAAAAACGATGCAAACTTAGCCCTAGCTATGCATAGATCCCAAGTTCCTGCTTATAAAGAACTAGCTAGAAAAATAAGCTTGGAAAAAATGCAAAAAAACCTAAATAAACTCAACTATGGCAACCAAAAAATAAGTACAATCGATGAATTTTGGCTTGATGATTCTTTGCAAATTAGTCCTAAAGAACAATCTACTTTACTTTTTAAACTTGCAAATTTAGCACTAGATTATCCTAAAAATATACAAAAAGAAATTATAAATATAATAAAACTTAGTGAAAATAGCCATTATGAGCTTTTTGCAAAAACAGGCTGGGGTAAAGAAAAATACGGACAAATCGTAGGTTTTATAAAAGATAAAAAAACTCATCAAATTTATGCTTTTGCTTTATGTATGGATATAAGTGATTTTAACAAGCTTTATCTAAGAGAAGAATTAGCAAAAAAATATCTATCAAATTTAATAAACTTGACACATAAAAAATAA
- a CDS encoding methyltransferase domain-containing protein, with amino-acid sequence MQTFIRAKDTYSANTPVQKDMAKELCKMLSESDFRDFEAVFEFGCGVGDFSKALQECIKFKHYFLNDIYPFESPCKFDEFGVFDMNELKNHHFYTKKFDLIASNACMQWLKIDELLENLANMLNKNGILLFSTFGKKNFTQIKQSTNLSLEYLTLEQMAQKLSKNFKIIKAKEELKELKFDDTLGLFRHLKLSGVNALSEKFFISKAFLKNYEKEFQNTLTYHPLFFMCQVY; translated from the coding sequence TTGCAAACTTTCATAAGAGCAAAAGACACTTATAGCGCAAATACACCTGTGCAAAAAGACATGGCTAAAGAACTTTGCAAAATGCTTAGTGAGAGTGATTTTAGAGATTTTGAAGCGGTGTTTGAGTTTGGCTGTGGGGTAGGGGATTTTAGTAAGGCTTTGCAAGAGTGTATTAAATTTAAGCATTATTTTTTAAATGATATTTATCCTTTTGAAAGTCCTTGCAAGTTTGATGAATTTGGCGTTTTTGATATGAATGAACTTAAAAATCATCATTTTTATACGAAAAAATTTGATCTTATAGCTTCAAATGCTTGTATGCAGTGGCTCAAGATAGATGAGCTTTTAGAAAATCTTGCAAATATGTTAAATAAAAATGGGATTTTGCTTTTTTCTACTTTTGGAAAAAAAAATTTCACTCAAATAAAGCAAAGCACCAATTTATCACTTGAATATTTAACTTTAGAGCAAATGGCACAAAAGCTTTCTAAAAATTTTAAGATCATAAAGGCAAAAGAAGAGTTAAAAGAGCTAAAATTTGATGATACTTTAGGGCTTTTTAGGCATTTGAAATTAAGCGGGGTAAATGCTTTGAGTGAAAAATTTTTCATAAGCAAGGCATTTTTAAAAAACTATGAAAAAGAATTTCAAAATACCTTGACTTATCATCCTTTATTTTTTATGTGTCAAGTTTATTAA
- a CDS encoding pimeloyl-ACP methyl esterase BioG family protein produces MKTHFLHENANSSELILFFSGFCSHFSHFTHLKSDVNVLMVYDYTSFGWEFDLNKFEKITLVGFSMGVCVASKLLKDIKFDKKIAINGTNLPINDEFGIKKAIFKLTMKRFALEDFKANLLEKRMSLSDGFYFEKNEHLKAELLSLYEFCTKNLNENFTWDKAIISKEDKIFPPKHAFNFFKEKAMFIDEPHFAFFKYHTWEELCKLS; encoded by the coding sequence TTGAAAACTCATTTCTTACATGAAAATGCAAATTCATCTGAGTTGATTTTATTTTTTTCAGGGTTTTGCTCACATTTTAGCCATTTTACGCATTTAAAAAGTGATGTAAATGTTTTAATGGTGTATGATTATACGAGTTTTGGTTGGGAATTTGATCTTAATAAATTTGAAAAAATCACTCTTGTTGGCTTTTCTATGGGAGTTTGTGTAGCGAGTAAACTTTTAAAAGATATAAAATTTGATAAAAAAATAGCCATAAATGGCACAAATTTACCCATAAATGATGAATTTGGGATTAAAAAAGCCATTTTTAAACTTACGATGAAAAGGTTTGCTTTAGAGGATTTTAAAGCAAATTTGCTTGAAAAAAGAATGAGCTTGAGCGATGGATTTTATTTTGAAAAAAACGAGCATTTAAAAGCAGAACTTTTAAGCTTGTATGAGTTTTGTACTAAAAACTTAAATGAAAATTTCACTTGGGATAAAGCCATAATTAGCAAAGAGGATAAAATCTTTCCACCAAAGCATGCTTTTAATTTTTTCAAAGAAAAGGCAATGTTTATTGATGAGCCACATTTTGCATTTTTTAAATACCACACTTGGGAAGAGCTTTGCAAACTTTCATAA